From the Kribbella sp. CA-293567 genome, the window TTCCCCCGAGGCGTCAGCACCCGCGCAGAAACTCGGCGATGCTGTAGTCCGCAGCGAGGTCTACCGCGCGCAGCGAAGAGTCGCCGGTCGCCTTATCGTCAAAGACGAGCAGGTCGCCGCCCTCATCGACGCGCTCACCGTCGCTGCGGCGACACGCCTGCCCATGACGATCGCCGCGCGAGCGTTGTCGGTTAACGAGACTCGCCTGCGAGGCGCGTTGGCGCAGGTTCAGCAGCTGCTCAACGTCGAGGGGTACGCCGTTATCGGCACTGACCCGCACACGTCCACCGTTGTCCTGGACGAGCGACTGTTGCGCGAGCAGTTCGAGGTGCGTTGATGGCGAAGGATGTCTCCAGCCGCCGGCGCCGGGAAGTCATCAACGCTCTTCGCCGGGGCACAGTGCCTGAGTATGGGCTCGACCTCCTTGCGGTGGGTCTGGACCGTTTCGAGGCTGCCATCGATGAGGAACTGGACACGGTCGTCGACGGTGGCGCCGTGTTCAAGGCTGTGCGTGGGGAGTACGGCGCGGGCAAGACGTTCTTTACTCGACACCTTGCAGAGCGTGCGCTACGCCGTGGCTTCGCAAGTGCGGAGGTACAGATCTCCGAGACGCAGACCCCGCTGCACCGGCTAGAGACCGTCTATCGCCGGGTGACTGAATCGATGCGAGCCTCGTCGATCCCACCGAGTGCGTTCCGGCCCGTGCTCGACTCGTGGCTCTTCACCCTGGAATCCGATGCACTGGGAGCGGACCCGTCGCTCGAGGCAGCCGGAGATGCAGCCATGGCCGAGGCTGTCGATCTGCTGCTCGAAAAACGACTGGGAGAAGTCAGCTCACGGACACCCGTCTTCGCTCAGGCGCTGAGAGGCTATCGGCGCGCCATAGGCGCTGGTGACCGCACGACCGCGGACGGTCTGGCCGCCTGGATGGGTGGACAGCCGCAGGTTGCAGCCTCGGCGAAGCGTGCGGCCGGGATTCGGGGAGAGCTGGACCACTTCGGAGCAATGGGTTTCTTGCAGGGACTTCTGACCGTGCTCCGCGACGCAGGGCACCCGGGTCTCATCCTCGTGCTCGACGAGGTGGAGACCCTCCAGCGGGTCCGGGGCGACGTGCGCGATAAGGCCTTCAACGCTCTACGACAGCTGATCGACGAGATCGACGCCGGGCGCTACCCGGGCCTTTATCTGCTCATCACCGGAACACCGGCCTTCTATGACGGGCCGTCCGGGGTATCGCGGCTGGCACCACTTGCGCAGCGGTTGTTGACAGACTTCGGCACCGATGCCCGGTTCGACAACCCGCGGGCGGTCCAGATCCGGCTTCCCGGGTTCGACCATGTCGCGCTGGTGGCTCTGGGACACAAGGTGCGTGACCTGTACGCGGCGGGCAGCGATCACAGCGATCGCATACGCTCGATCGTCGATGACGCATACATCGAAACGTTGGCCGATGCGGTTGCGGGAGCCTTTGGTGGCAGGGTCGGCATTGCGCCTCGCGTATTCCTCAAGAAGCTTGTGGTCGACGTCCTCGACCGTGTTGACCAGTACGAGGATTTCGATCCGCGTGTCCACTACGCCCTGACCGTCGACGCATCGGAGCTCTCCGATGTCGAGCGCGCAGCACGAGGGCGCAGCTCCAACAACACCTCGTCCCTAGATGACATCCAATTGGATGTTGGAGACGAGGCCTGACAGTGATGGCCGATGTACAGCCCTTCGATCGCCTCCATCCGGTCCTTCAGCACCACATCGTCAACACCCTCGGGTGGTCGGAACTCCGCCCTCTGCAGAGTGAGGCCATTGAGCCACTGCTCGCGGGGTCAGACGCCGTACTGCTCGCGCCGACTGCGGGCGGTAAAACCGAGGCCGCAATGTTCCCGTTGCTTAGCCGGATGGAGAGCGAGCGATGGGGAGGACTTTCTGTTCTCTACGTGTGCCCGCTCAAGGCGCTGCTGAACAATCTTCAGCCACGCCTGGAGACATATGCCGGTTGGCTTGGGCGAGCGGCGTACACCCGACACGGCGACACGACTGCAGGCGCGCGCAGGCACCAAGTCCTCGAACGCCCCTCGATCCTGCTTACTACGCCCGAATCGCTCGAGGCCATGCTGGTCTCGCCGCTGCTGGACGCACCGCGGATGTTCGGCGAACTGCGCACGGTCGTTGTGGACGAGGTCCACGCGTTCGCCAAAGACGACCGCGGATGGCACCTACTCGCGGTGCTGGAGCGACTGGCAGCTCTCGCTGGCCGGCCGCTGCAACGAGTGGGGCTCTCCGCAACCGTCGGAAACCCGGCAGAGCTGCTTGAGTGGCTCCAAGGACGGACATTGGGATCGAGGCCTGCCACGGTGGTTGCGCCGCCCGTGGAGACGAATGTGGTTCCCGAGCTAGCCCTCGACTACGTAGGAAACGTTGGCAATGCGGCGGCCGTGTTGGCTCAGATGCACCTTGGCGAGAAGCGGCTCGTCTTCGCCGACTCGAGGCGTACCGTCGAGGATCTGGCGGTTCGGCTACGCGAACGGGAGGTCGAGACTTTCGTATCGCACTCGTCGCTGTCACTGGACGAGCGACGAAGAGCCGAGACCGCCTTCTCCGAGGCACGGAACTGCGTCATTGTCTCGACATCCACACTCGAGCTCGGAATCGACGTAGGAGACCTCGACCGCGTCATCCAAATCGGCGCTCCCAACTCCGTCTCATCCCTGCTGCAGCGACTCGGGCGCACCGGACGCCGCCCGGGAACGACCCGGAACATGACGTTCCTGGCTCTGGATGACGTGGAGTTCGCGCGGTCTTTGGGTCTTCTCCTGTTGCTCAGCGAGGGGTTTGTCGAGGCCGTGGTTGCACCACCTGAGCCAAGACACGTAGCAGCACAGCAGTTCCTCGGAGCTGCCCTACAGAACGGCCATATCGATGTCGACCTCGAGTCGACATGGATAGCCGAGCTCGGGTTGGCGACAGGCGATGAGCTCGCGCTCATCAAGCAGTGGCTCCTCGACACCGGGCATCTGGATGTGGACTCCGGGCTGGCTTTCGTTGGCCCGACGGCAGAACGACGCTATGGGCCACGCAACTTCATGGAGCTGCTGGCGATCTTCACAGCCGCACCCGAGGTCGCTGTGCTGCACGGACGTACAGAGATCGGCAGCGTTGATCCGATGCTGCTGACCACCAAGACCGACGGGCCGCGTGTGATCGCCCTTGCAGGACGGCCGTGGCAGGTGACCCATATCGACTGGAAGCGACGTCGTGCGTACGTCGAACCGAGTGACGGGCTCGGAAAGTCCAAGTGGAGCGGTGATCCCCAGCCATACTCTTTCGAGCTCTCCGACGCGATTCGGCGGGTGCTGCTCGGTGCAGACCCTTCGAAAACAGAGCTGAGCCGGCGTGCAGTCGACCGCCTCGCCAACTTGCGCGAGACCTTCGATCCACGGGTCAGCAATAACGCAACCGTGATCGCAGAGGAGAGCTCACGACTGCGTTGGTGGACCTTCGCGGGGGCTCGAGCCAACGCGGTCTTGACGGCGGCCATCGGCCAAACCGCTCCGGACCTGCTGGATGAGTGGACCTTCAGCAATCTGAACCTCTCGCTACGGTCCGACGCGACGGCCGTCGCGGTCAGGGCCGCCATGCGTGAAGCCCGAAGCCGCTTCGGAGAAGATCTGGCCGGGGTGGTGCCAGAGATCAGCCAACAGGCCCTGAAGAAGCTCAAATTCTCGGAACTTCTGCCGCCCCAACTCGCTCTACAAACCCTGGCCGCACGTGGCGCCGACTGGCAGGGCGCTGCCTCGGTGGCACACAAGCGAATTGAGAACGCGATACCGACTGCGAAATGAACTAAGTTGCGACCATTCGATGACAACGGCTGCGTGTCCCAAAACTGTCACTAGAGGTCTTATCCATCGAAATTATGGAAGGAAGGTGCCATCTTGAATTGCTTCGCGAGTTGGCCCAAGGTGACCCGCTGATGGCAGACTGGCGCAGCACGTTTGCGGAGATCGGATTCAAGCCGAGTGGCCCGTTCGGTGCCTTGCGGACGCACGTTGAGGATGTTGAAGCTACCGTAGTAGAAGACGGCCTCGGCCTTCTTCGATTGACCTTTACTCACATCACAAAGCGCTCCCCGATGCAATATGACGTCACTGTCCCCCTCGACATACCGGCACAGCAGTTAGCTCAACTACTAGTCAGCGCGTTCGAGCGAGCGCACCCCAAAGTTCGCGCGAAGACGGCGAGCCCAGAGGCCACACCGCTGGACTACGGCATCGTTCGCGTTGGCGGTGCGCTCATTGAACGTGAGCGAGCCATCGGCTTGGCCCGCGAATACCTAACAGGATCTGCCACCTGGGCTTACCCGGCATACGACGCATACCAAGCGCAATCGGACCCGAACCGCATTGAGGACGCAGACTTGCTTGCGCCAGTGTTGCTCAATGTCAACAGGCTCACCCTTAAGGCCTACTACGGTTTGCAGCAACAACGGCCCCGATTGCAGGAGTGGCTGACAGAAATCCCTCAGGGTGCCCAACTGATCAGCGCTGAGGACAAGGATCTTAAGCCGATCCGAATGCTGTTCGGAGTGCTCGACGAGCACAGGATCCCAGACGTCCGGGGGACGATTCTTGCGAAGATCCTGCATCGCAAAAGGCCCGGCTTCATTCCGCTCTACGACGAACGCATCCGCCGCTGTTACCAAGACACTGAGCGGGCACCGGTGCCACCCCAGCGAGGTCGTCCATGGGGCGACTTCTTCGTCGCTCTAGCAATGGCCATGCGCAAGGACCTAGTTGACCAGCACGAAACCTGGTCTGAAATCGCGGACCTCGCTACAAACCCGCCGATCAGCCACCTCCGCGCTCTCGACATAGTCGCCTGGCGTGCCGCCGGCAGCCTCTCGGTCGGAGATCCACTGAACGAGCCTTTGACATAAACCCGGCGACCTAGGCTAGTTGCCATGAAGCGGCTGCAAGCCTGCCTGCCGGACAGTTCACTCGTCGGCAGCCCCATGTCGCATGACTGTGAGTGCAAGTGCGTCGATATCACGATCCACTGATTGGTAAGTCTGCATCAGGTCAACTGGCGTGCCCGTCGTTGCCCACGCACTGCCGCTGCTCGTCTCGAACGCCAGCATCAGGCCCGGCCGCTTACACATCCAGAACCGATACCCAGATTCACCAAACGGATCATCCGTCAGCGGCCGCCGGAGACTACCGCTGACTGGGAACATATCGAGCCAGCTCGCGGGACCACCGCCGTAGCCCGAGGTGTCAACATAGCCAGGCTCGATCTCGATCGGACGCACGGTCATGAACGACGTCGCAGCGATCCCTGCTATGACCCTGTACACCAGAGTCGCTGGCGTACTCGCCGGCACCATTGCCACAGATGGCAGCCCCGCAGCCACTTCAAGTCGCCTCATGAACTCCCGAGGTTCGTTGCGCAGATAGTCGATCCATTCAGTTGGCTCCCAGTCGCAGACGCCATGATCGTGACGACTGTGTACCTGAATTGTGCCGCTGCGATTGAGCATAATATCTAATCCGGCAATCGATCTTAGGGCCAATACATCATATTGACCGCCGCCAGGATGCTCACGTGCGATACGAATGAGTTGAGGGTGCCGACGGGCAATCTCGCTTGCCAGACGCCATGACGCTGCCTCGACGACGGTCGGACTTAAGGTCATAGATTTTTCCTTCTGCAGTTAAGACTCAGCGGCCTTCGATATTTCCTGGTAGATGCTCCACCGACGGTGTCAGCGCTGCCTCGTACATAGCCTCTTCCTGCTCAGATGCCAAGAGCGAAGAAGCTTCGATGCCAGGTGGTTCATGTTGATCACCCATCGGCCCTGTGGGGGTCGCACCTCGCTGCCTGGGCCACGATGTGACTGATCGTTACGCCGCGGGCAGTTCCGTCAGCTCATCGCTCTGGAACTCCGAGGGCGCAAGGCTCTCCGACACCGCTCAATCTCACTCGCACGTTCTTCTCAATGCTCCTCTTGAGCGCCCGCGGCCTTCGGATTTTGTGCCCGCCGTAACGCTAGGTGAGCTACAGCGATCATCGAAGTGTGGCGTAGGCCGCTCCGCGGGTCTACGGTTGCGAGTTCAAGCCCATGCTGGCTGGGGGGCCAGCAACCCGTTGGGGTCGGTGATGCCGGGGCTTGTTAGGGGCGGATGAGGCTGGGGGAAGACAGTGGAGTCACAGGGGGTGGGCTCGTCTGTGCCGGACGGGTCCTTAAACGATCGAGCTGCACGGATCTTCGAGTTTCTGGTTCAACTGCAGCGGCTACGAACTAAAGTCGTGCGTTCGGTCGATGCATACCGGTCGGTAATGTGGTTTGGTCACCTGCCCGTGGCCGACGGCTTGCGCTTCGGGCAGGGAACCGGCGATCCCACCCTGTGGCTGACGATCGACCGTGTCGAGCGAGTTCCGCCTCCGTCGCCACCGGAGCTTCTCAAGCCGTGGATCACTGAGAAATCATTGCGCGACTCCTCGCGAACGATTCCATCGCTAAGTCCTGTTGCGGCTCGGGCGGTTCAGGTCGTGACGCCTGAAGGTGATCTCGAGACGGTTACCGAAGAGCTACTGCTGCAGGATTCTCCCGAGGTACCCGATGCGCTTGGCGATTGGGCGCCGGTCTGGCAGGCATGGGCGGCAGACGATCGGCCACGAGCCGCCGTCGGCGACGCGTACCACCGGATTTATGCGATGTACCAGGACTCGCGTGCTCTCGCTGAGACCTATGAAATCGTTCTCGGACTCGGATGCCTCACCACCAGGTCTGGTAGCCAGGATGTCCGGCGACATCTCGTCACGATGGCCGCAACGATCGAGCTTGATCTGGACTCGGGACGGCTGACTGTGGTGCCTTCCCCGGACGCCAGGCCACCGGCGCTCGAGGAGGACATGCTGGATCCACAAGACACTGCGTCTGACATCCTTCGCCAGTCAATCCGTACCGGGCTCGAAAGCCTTAACGATCCATGGAGCGATGAACCGGACGGCGTGACCGTTTTACTCCGGTCATGGGTGAACGGATCCGGCCCTGACGCTGCCTTTGTTGCCGCGCAGTTGCCGCCGGCAAGCGGCGCTGGCGCGAAGGAGCCCACCGTAACGTTCGCACCCGCTCTGATACTGCGCGAGCGAACCAAGAGGTCGTTCGTCGCGGCTTGTGAGCAGATCATCGCGATGCTGCGCGCTGGCCAAGAGGTGCCGTCGGGTCTGCGGCAGTTCGCTGAAATTACTGACGGTCGCGTCTTCGATGCTGACCAGCGGTCCTGGAAACAGGCATATGCCGACGAAGAGGTTTACTTCCCCAAGCCGGCAAACGACGAACAACGTCTGATCCGAGAGCGGCTGGCCGATCATCAAACAGTGGTCGTCCAAGGCCCGCCAGGGACAGGCAAGACCCACACGATCGCGAACCTAGTTAGTGACCTGCTTGCCCATGGGCAACGAGTCCTTGTTACAAGCACGACCACGCGCGCCCTGACGGTTCTCAAGGACAAGCTGCCGAGCGAAGTCAGCGATCTGTGCGTCAGTGTCACCGACGATGCCGTGAGGGGGCAGGCGGACCTCGAGCGATCGGTGACAACCATCCTGGACAAGGCTGACCGGTGGGATGCTACAGCCGCCGAGCGAGAGGCAGCAGACCTTCGGAGGCGTCTGACATCCGCTCGGAAGCGTGAGCAGACAGCGCTTTCCGAGTTGCGCTCGATTCGAGAACACGAGACCTACGTCTATGGTCCTGACGTCGGTAGCTACTCCGGAACATTGCAGGAGATCGCCGAACGCCTTGCGCGGGAGGCCAACGCCTTAGGTTGGCTTGGTCGTGCCACGTCCGATCGACTCGATGTCAGCGTGGCCGACGTGACCGAGTTCCTGGACTTGTCGCGTCGTGCGACCCCTGAGTTGCGGGCACTGGCCGGAGGAGTCCCACAGCTTACCGAGCTTGTACAGCCGACCGATTTTGAGGGACTTGCCGAGCGGCGAACCGAGTTGAACGCGCGTGAAGCGGATCTGATCGAGGCTCGGGGAACAGAGGAGTTCGTCGCGCTTGCGAACACAGAGACACCCGAACGGGACGAGATCCGCCGCGTGCTGAGTGACCTGGGCCGTCGTCGGGGCGAGCTTGGTCGCCGTACCGAGGAATGGGCTGCCGAGGCTCAGAGTGCGGTGCTCAGCGGCCGAGACCGCGTCTGGCGGCAGCGACAGGAAATGACCGCGGCCGGCATCATCAATGAAGAGTCGTGGCTTGCAGGTATCGATGGACATGCTGTCACGGGGCTTGATG encodes:
- the brxD gene encoding BREX system ATP-binding protein BrxD, with amino-acid sequence MAKDVSSRRRREVINALRRGTVPEYGLDLLAVGLDRFEAAIDEELDTVVDGGAVFKAVRGEYGAGKTFFTRHLAERALRRGFASAEVQISETQTPLHRLETVYRRVTESMRASSIPPSAFRPVLDSWLFTLESDALGADPSLEAAGDAAMAEAVDLLLEKRLGEVSSRTPVFAQALRGYRRAIGAGDRTTADGLAAWMGGQPQVAASAKRAAGIRGELDHFGAMGFLQGLLTVLRDAGHPGLILVLDEVETLQRVRGDVRDKAFNALRQLIDEIDAGRYPGLYLLITGTPAFYDGPSGVSRLAPLAQRLLTDFGTDARFDNPRAVQIRLPGFDHVALVALGHKVRDLYAAGSDHSDRIRSIVDDAYIETLADAVAGAFGGRVGIAPRVFLKKLVVDVLDRVDQYEDFDPRVHYALTVDASELSDVERAARGRSSNNTSSLDDIQLDVGDEA
- a CDS encoding DEAD/DEAH box helicase, coding for MADVQPFDRLHPVLQHHIVNTLGWSELRPLQSEAIEPLLAGSDAVLLAPTAGGKTEAAMFPLLSRMESERWGGLSVLYVCPLKALLNNLQPRLETYAGWLGRAAYTRHGDTTAGARRHQVLERPSILLTTPESLEAMLVSPLLDAPRMFGELRTVVVDEVHAFAKDDRGWHLLAVLERLAALAGRPLQRVGLSATVGNPAELLEWLQGRTLGSRPATVVAPPVETNVVPELALDYVGNVGNAAAVLAQMHLGEKRLVFADSRRTVEDLAVRLREREVETFVSHSSLSLDERRRAETAFSEARNCVIVSTSTLELGIDVGDLDRVIQIGAPNSVSSLLQRLGRTGRRPGTTRNMTFLALDDVEFARSLGLLLLLSEGFVEAVVAPPEPRHVAAQQFLGAALQNGHIDVDLESTWIAELGLATGDELALIKQWLLDTGHLDVDSGLAFVGPTAERRYGPRNFMELLAIFTAAPEVAVLHGRTEIGSVDPMLLTTKTDGPRVIALAGRPWQVTHIDWKRRRAYVEPSDGLGKSKWSGDPQPYSFELSDAIRRVLLGADPSKTELSRRAVDRLANLRETFDPRVSNNATVIAEESSRLRWWTFAGARANAVLTAAIGQTAPDLLDEWTFSNLNLSLRSDATAVAVRAAMREARSRFGEDLAGVVPEISQQALKKLKFSELLPPQLALQTLAARGADWQGAASVAHKRIENAIPTAK
- a CDS encoding DUF6308 family protein → MADWRSTFAEIGFKPSGPFGALRTHVEDVEATVVEDGLGLLRLTFTHITKRSPMQYDVTVPLDIPAQQLAQLLVSAFERAHPKVRAKTASPEATPLDYGIVRVGGALIERERAIGLAREYLTGSATWAYPAYDAYQAQSDPNRIEDADLLAPVLLNVNRLTLKAYYGLQQQRPRLQEWLTEIPQGAQLISAEDKDLKPIRMLFGVLDEHRIPDVRGTILAKILHRKRPGFIPLYDERIRRCYQDTERAPVPPQRGRPWGDFFVALAMAMRKDLVDQHETWSEIADLATNPPISHLRALDIVAWRAAGSLSVGDPLNEPLT
- a CDS encoding TY-Chap2 family putative peptide chaperone → MTLSPTVVEAASWRLASEIARRHPQLIRIAREHPGGGQYDVLALRSIAGLDIMLNRSGTIQVHSRHDHGVCDWEPTEWIDYLRNEPREFMRRLEVAAGLPSVAMVPASTPATLVYRVIAGIAATSFMTVRPIEIEPGYVDTSGYGGGPASWLDMFPVSGSLRRPLTDDPFGESGYRFWMCKRPGLMLAFETSSGSAWATTGTPVDLMQTYQSVDRDIDALALTVMRHGAADE